From a region of the Campylobacter showae genome:
- the pseF gene encoding pseudaminic acid cytidylyltransferase, whose amino-acid sequence MRDNQNRALCVIPARGGSKRIPRKNVKDFLGKPLIAYSIEAALNSGVFERVIVSTDDAEIADVAIKFGAQVPFIRDAALSDDYATSSDAVADAARRLGGGYSHVCCLYATAPLITGEILREAYGKFEEAECEFLFSSTEFSFPIQRAIRLGDDGAVNMFYPQFALTRSQDLERAYHDAGAFYFGRREAWLEKKPIFAPHSRAFLLPRNLVCDIDTPEDFEFAQKLYRINYD is encoded by the coding sequence ATGAGAGACAACCAAAACCGCGCCCTTTGTGTCATCCCGGCTCGCGGCGGCAGCAAGCGCATACCGCGCAAAAACGTTAAAGATTTTCTAGGCAAGCCGCTGATAGCCTACAGCATTGAAGCGGCGCTAAATTCGGGCGTTTTCGAGCGCGTCATAGTGAGCACCGACGATGCTGAGATAGCGGACGTCGCCATCAAATTTGGCGCGCAAGTTCCGTTTATAAGAGACGCCGCGCTGAGCGACGACTACGCCACCAGTAGCGACGCCGTAGCGGACGCGGCGAGAAGGCTAGGCGGCGGATACTCTCATGTCTGTTGCCTTTACGCGACCGCGCCGCTTATCACGGGAGAAATTTTACGCGAGGCATACGGCAAATTTGAGGAAGCGGAGTGCGAGTTTTTATTTTCCTCGACCGAGTTTAGCTTCCCTATCCAGCGCGCGATTAGGCTTGGTGATGACGGCGCCGTAAATATGTTTTACCCGCAGTTTGCGCTCACTCGCTCGCAGGATTTAGAGCGAGCTTATCACGACGCAGGCGCGTTTTATTTCGGTAGGCGCGAGGCGTGGCTGGAGAAAAAACCGATCTTTGCGCCGCACTCAAGGGCGTTTTTGCTTCCGCGAAATTTAGTCTGCG
- the pseC gene encoding UDP-4-amino-4,6-dideoxy-N-acetyl-beta-L-altrosamine transaminase, with protein MIPYSRQQITDSDIAAVVSALKDDILTGGDKVGEFEQAIAKYVGVKHVVTMNSATSTLHVAYLALGVREGDEVVTTPITFAATANAALMAGAEVKFAPVKFDGNIDENELESLITPKTKVITAVDFGGNPVNLGAILKLAKQRGIKVLDDASHALGSSQGGVKVGAKADVSIFSFHPVKPLTTFEGGALATNDDEIARLARLYRSHGIAKKRLWDSDQSLLGYNYRLPDVACALGLNQLERLDETIGAREKIAKFYDEKFEKNPYFSTIKLPDDVVSSRHLYPILLFRQFWCAKEDIFAALHARGIGVQVHYKPTYKFSFYRERYGDISVPSAEDFYAAELSIPCHQCMGLEDANFVADTLFEVLKSFDMPQGCRV; from the coding sequence ATGATACCCTACAGCAGACAACAAATCACCGACTCCGACATCGCTGCCGTCGTGAGCGCACTAAAAGACGATATCCTAACGGGCGGCGACAAGGTCGGCGAATTTGAGCAGGCGATCGCAAAATACGTCGGCGTAAAGCACGTCGTAACGATGAACTCGGCAACGAGCACACTTCACGTCGCATATCTGGCGCTTGGCGTGAGAGAGGGCGACGAGGTCGTAACTACGCCCATCACGTTTGCTGCGACGGCAAACGCAGCATTGATGGCTGGAGCAGAGGTTAAATTTGCGCCCGTTAAATTTGATGGAAATATCGACGAAAACGAGCTTGAAAGCCTCATCACGCCCAAAACCAAAGTCATAACGGCGGTTGATTTCGGCGGCAATCCCGTAAATTTGGGCGCTATCCTAAAACTAGCCAAGCAGCGCGGTATAAAGGTGCTTGACGATGCGTCGCACGCACTGGGCAGCTCGCAAGGCGGCGTAAAAGTCGGCGCAAAAGCGGATGTTAGTATTTTTAGCTTTCACCCCGTTAAGCCACTAACGACGTTTGAGGGCGGCGCGCTAGCAACCAACGACGACGAGATCGCGCGCCTAGCACGCCTTTACCGCTCGCACGGCATAGCTAAAAAACGTCTCTGGGACAGCGATCAGAGCTTGCTTGGCTACAACTACCGCCTACCCGACGTCGCCTGCGCGCTAGGACTAAATCAGCTAGAAAGGCTAGACGAAACCATCGGGGCGCGCGAGAAAATCGCTAAATTTTACGACGAAAAATTTGAGAAAAATCCATATTTTAGTACCATCAAGTTACCTGACGACGTCGTTAGTTCGCGCCACCTCTACCCTATCTTGCTATTTCGCCAGTTTTGGTGCGCCAAAGAGGACATCTTTGCCGCCCTTCACGCGCGCGGCATCGGCGTGCAGGTACACTACAAGCCGACTTATAAATTTAGCTTTTACCGCGAGCGCTACGGCGATATTTCGGTGCCTAGCGCTGAGGATTTTTACGCCGCCGAGCTTAGTATCCCGTGCCATCAGTGCATGGGCCTAGAGGACGCAAATTTTGTCGCAGATACGCTTTTTGAAGTTTTAAAGAGCTTTGACATGCCGCAAGGCTGCAGGGTTTAG
- the pseB gene encoding UDP-N-acetylglucosamine 4,6-dehydratase (inverting) produces the protein MFNGKSILITGGTGSFGKKYTEILLSKFKPKRLVIYSRDELKQYEMAQVFKDPAMRFFIGDVRDEKRLMTAMNGIDYVIHAAAMKHVPIAEYNPMECIKTNIGGAQNVIDAALECGVSKVIALSTDKACNPVNLYGATKLASDKLFVAANNIAGSKKTRFSVVRYGNVVGSRGSVVPLFKKLIAEGAKELPITHADMTRFWITLEQGVNFVLKNFERMKGGEIFIPKIPSMTMIELARSMAPRLGVKIIGIRPGEKMHEVMVGKDDAHLTYEFDDHYVISPSIKFTSKDDDFSTNALGEKGHLVEENFEYSSDKNKIWLDKDGLLEMIEASK, from the coding sequence ATGTTTAACGGAAAATCCATCCTCATCACCGGCGGCACCGGGTCATTCGGCAAAAAATACACCGAAATTTTACTCTCCAAATTTAAACCAAAAAGGCTAGTCATCTACTCTCGCGACGAGCTCAAACAGTACGAGATGGCGCAGGTTTTTAAAGACCCCGCGATGCGATTTTTCATCGGCGACGTGCGCGACGAAAAGCGCCTCATGACCGCGATGAACGGCATCGACTACGTGATACACGCAGCGGCCATGAAGCACGTGCCAATCGCGGAATACAACCCGATGGAGTGCATAAAAACCAACATAGGCGGCGCACAAAACGTCATCGACGCGGCGCTAGAATGCGGCGTGAGCAAGGTTATCGCGCTCTCGACCGACAAGGCGTGCAACCCCGTAAATTTATACGGCGCGACCAAGCTTGCCAGCGATAAACTTTTTGTCGCGGCAAACAACATCGCGGGCAGCAAAAAAACGCGATTTAGCGTCGTTCGCTACGGCAACGTCGTGGGATCGCGCGGCTCGGTCGTGCCGCTGTTTAAGAAGCTAATCGCAGAAGGCGCAAAAGAGCTGCCGATCACGCATGCTGATATGACGCGGTTTTGGATCACGCTTGAACAAGGCGTAAATTTCGTACTTAAAAACTTCGAGCGCATGAAAGGCGGCGAAATTTTCATCCCCAAAATCCCGTCGATGACGATGATAGAGCTTGCTCGCTCCATGGCGCCACGTCTTGGCGTAAAAATAATCGGCATCCGCCCTGGCGAAAAGATGCACGAGGTCATGGTCGGCAAGGACGACGCACACCTAACCTACGAGTTTGACGACCACTACGTGATCAGTCCGTCGATCAAATTTACGAGCAAAGACGACGACTTTAGCACAAACGCGCTAGGCGAAAAAGGGCATCTCGTGGAGGAAAATTTCGAGTACAGCTCGGATAAAAATAAAATTTGGCTAGATAAAGACGGGCTTTTGGAGATGATCGAGGCTAGTAAATAA
- the dcd gene encoding dCTP deaminase, which translates to MGLKSDAWIRKMSHEKAMIVPFAEEQVGRGVVSYGVSSYGYDIRVGDEFKIFTNIGGTVVDPKNFDEKNVVDFKGDVCIVPPNSFALARTIEYFNMPDNVLAICLGKSTYARCGIIVNVTPFEPGFKGHITIEISNTTPLPAKIYANEGIAQVLFIEGDEPCEVTYADKKGKYQAQEGITLPRILR; encoded by the coding sequence ATGGGGCTAAAATCTGACGCCTGGATACGCAAAATGTCGCACGAAAAGGCGATGATAGTGCCGTTTGCCGAGGAACAAGTCGGACGCGGCGTGGTTAGCTACGGAGTGTCTAGCTACGGCTACGATATCAGGGTCGGCGACGAGTTTAAAATCTTTACGAACATCGGCGGCACCGTGGTCGATCCAAAAAATTTCGATGAAAAAAACGTGGTGGATTTTAAGGGCGACGTGTGCATCGTGCCGCCAAACTCGTTCGCTCTAGCGCGCACGATCGAGTACTTTAACATGCCAGATAACGTGCTAGCCATCTGCCTGGGCAAAAGCACCTACGCTCGCTGCGGCATCATCGTAAACGTCACGCCTTTTGAGCCGGGATTTAAAGGGCACATCACGATAGAAATTTCAAATACGACGCCACTACCGGCTAAAATTTACGCAAACGAAGGCATCGCGCAGGTGCTGTTTATCGAGGGCGACGAGCCGTGCGAAGTGACGTATGCGGACAAAAAGGGCAAATATCAGGCGCAGGAGGGCATAACCCTGCCTAGGATTTTGAGATAA
- a CDS encoding S8 family serine peptidase produces the protein MHSNTSRKFANLRSNKGSNLPLSALTCLLLAASGAYAYTEAGVSGNTSSWESAEYKKDWGLVSMNASTAYALGFNGSGTKIGVMDSGVLLSHPEFQDGRIHIVKTIGNYSKNGMRYPDAALGNGPIDKNQPVKDGKRNFNKNDNGVFKKGEAFNDDGSWVRGVNDAHGTHVGGTMAASRDGSGMHGVAFGAQLYSANTGGNDNMTYGPNQDYNYFLKGYNALADAGAKVINNSWGSNRRVNSSFAGALGYKPTYDWRAVPEYDVEFYDVAVANQTTAAKDHINLKDMNEAKKAYYQFVTSGEKSFLDAAYEVAVKRGVIQVFTAGNRSLMAESFTRAALPYFRPDAEDYWVNVTGQTGADGYPNDSSEYIRGYKASSDIQEFNLAGHSKWWTIAAPAEEIYSAYVELTDNATYGKAIYKSSGGTSMAAPHVSGALGVIMQRYPYMSIPQVRETMLTTARQRTLRAGHGAGGMLERWGSDGEGVPSNVWGWGILDLGKAMFGPGQFLGNFDVAMDQDDIWTNNISDVAIKFRKTEDDSDAAAWAARKAALNAKSNLSAEEKAEMTFEIAREQARVARAAEGYEGSLTKRGDGALTLAGDNSFTGAVNIYGGKISALNQSISSSRSINVHNGGEFEVLNALTYQTPSAGGFVSTTRASDATQVNAVINAGGAFVVNDGAHNLNLTFKEGSLLKAALLSNAELANLAANPTLKKTINASGNFAGVNLAKVEDSYAFFKTAKETVGGSNLALSLQKGKSMEEVASTSAEKSFARLVEANPSSAIYSSMLGADRNTAAAYFGAFSNDLDFKAQNNSAVDSFMLANSVKNKNGAKRADIDTGVELWLLSSASRVTSDNNAGGRLGTNAFTNLVGVDFLVGDSSKAGVFVGLGKTNHKLGDSKAVKSKDAHAGIYGDIGLDPIKISLGAIYSKFDQEKRVVNSYAPLAYEYKDADASAISAFAQIAYTGLSYENGFSLEPYAGLTYIRFKNDDVANSLVQIRNEDRDLQVASVGVKPSIAFTMDGVGLVAKADVAYNRFLGDKTPSAHMNVTGLGATKLEGEKLKDLATTELGIEAAFTRNFRVGLSYVGAYGSNVKSNGVNAKFSWAF, from the coding sequence ATGCATTCAAACACGTCGCGTAAATTTGCAAATTTACGCAGTAACAAGGGCTCAAATTTGCCTCTTTCGGCGCTCACCTGCTTGCTATTAGCCGCAAGCGGAGCTTATGCTTACACCGAGGCCGGCGTTTCAGGAAATACTTCTAGCTGGGAGAGTGCGGAGTATAAAAAAGACTGGGGACTAGTCTCTATGAACGCCTCTACGGCTTATGCGCTAGGCTTTAACGGTAGCGGAACAAAGATCGGCGTCATGGACTCGGGCGTACTTTTGAGCCACCCGGAGTTTCAAGATGGTAGGATTCATATCGTAAAAACTATCGGTAACTATAGCAAAAACGGCATGAGATATCCCGATGCCGCGCTAGGAAACGGCCCGATAGATAAAAATCAGCCAGTAAAAGACGGTAAGCGAAATTTTAATAAAAACGACAACGGCGTGTTTAAAAAGGGTGAAGCTTTTAACGACGACGGTAGTTGGGTAAGGGGCGTAAACGACGCTCACGGCACCCACGTGGGCGGTACGATGGCGGCTAGTAGAGACGGTAGCGGCATGCACGGCGTGGCGTTTGGCGCACAACTATACTCTGCAAATACCGGCGGCAACGATAATATGACGTATGGACCAAACCAAGACTACAACTATTTCTTAAAAGGTTACAATGCCTTGGCTGATGCGGGCGCAAAGGTGATAAATAACAGCTGGGGTTCTAATAGGCGCGTAAATTCCTCTTTTGCGGGCGCACTCGGATATAAGCCTACTTACGACTGGAGGGCCGTGCCTGAATACGACGTGGAATTTTACGACGTGGCCGTAGCCAATCAAACTACCGCGGCAAAAGACCATATAAATTTAAAAGATATGAACGAGGCCAAAAAGGCTTATTATCAGTTCGTAACTAGCGGCGAAAAAAGCTTTTTGGATGCAGCCTACGAAGTGGCGGTAAAAAGAGGGGTTATTCAGGTATTTACGGCCGGAAACAGAAGCTTGATGGCTGAGTCTTTCACGCGTGCGGCATTGCCTTATTTTAGGCCGGATGCCGAGGATTATTGGGTTAACGTTACTGGCCAAACGGGTGCGGACGGCTACCCTAATGATTCTAGCGAATATATAAGAGGATATAAGGCGTCCTCGGACATTCAGGAATTTAACCTTGCCGGCCACTCGAAGTGGTGGACGATCGCTGCGCCGGCCGAGGAGATTTATTCTGCGTACGTTGAGCTTACCGACAATGCGACATACGGCAAGGCTATATATAAATCATCTGGCGGTACTTCTATGGCCGCTCCGCACGTTAGCGGGGCTTTGGGCGTCATAATGCAGCGCTATCCGTATATGAGTATCCCTCAGGTTAGAGAAACGATGCTAACTACGGCTAGACAAAGGACGCTAAGAGCCGGCCACGGCGCAGGCGGTATGCTAGAGCGTTGGGGTAGCGACGGCGAGGGCGTACCTAGTAACGTCTGGGGTTGGGGCATACTCGATCTTGGCAAGGCGATGTTCGGTCCTGGACAGTTTTTAGGAAACTTCGACGTCGCGATGGATCAAGACGATATCTGGACAAATAACATTTCAGATGTCGCCATCAAATTTAGAAAAACCGAGGACGATAGCGATGCTGCGGCTTGGGCGGCTAGAAAAGCGGCTCTTAACGCCAAGTCAAATTTGAGCGCGGAAGAAAAAGCCGAGATGACCTTTGAAATCGCAAGAGAGCAGGCTAGGGTCGCAAGAGCGGCGGAGGGCTATGAAGGCTCGCTAACTAAAAGAGGAGACGGCGCTTTGACTCTTGCCGGAGACAATAGCTTTACCGGAGCTGTAAATATATACGGCGGTAAAATCTCGGCTCTAAATCAATCAATCTCTTCTTCAAGAAGCATAAACGTCCATAACGGCGGCGAATTTGAAGTTTTAAACGCTCTTACTTACCAAACTCCAAGCGCGGGCGGTTTCGTGAGCACGACCAGGGCAAGCGACGCTACGCAAGTTAATGCCGTTATAAACGCGGGCGGCGCATTTGTAGTTAACGACGGCGCTCATAATCTAAATTTAACATTTAAAGAGGGCTCTTTATTAAAGGCTGCATTGCTATCAAACGCCGAGCTTGCAAATTTGGCGGCAAATCCGACTCTAAAGAAAACCATAAACGCAAGCGGAAACTTCGCGGGGGTAAATTTAGCTAAGGTCGAGGATAGCTATGCGTTCTTTAAAACCGCTAAAGAAACTGTTGGCGGCTCAAATTTAGCTCTTTCTTTGCAAAAAGGCAAAAGCATGGAGGAGGTAGCCTCTACTAGCGCCGAGAAGTCGTTTGCTAGATTGGTCGAGGCAAATCCTAGTAGCGCTATTTATTCGTCTATGCTCGGAGCGGATCGTAACACGGCGGCCGCATACTTTGGCGCTTTTTCAAACGATCTAGACTTTAAAGCGCAAAACAACTCCGCCGTAGACTCGTTTATGTTAGCAAATTCTGTTAAAAACAAAAACGGCGCTAAAAGAGCCGATATCGACACGGGAGTCGAGCTTTGGTTGCTTAGCAGCGCAAGCAGGGTGACTTCTGACAATAACGCCGGCGGCAGACTAGGCACGAACGCATTTACGAATTTAGTTGGCGTCGATTTTCTAGTGGGAGATAGCTCAAAAGCAGGCGTATTCGTAGGCCTTGGCAAAACAAATCACAAGCTAGGCGATAGCAAAGCGGTAAAAAGCAAAGACGCGCATGCGGGTATCTACGGCGATATAGGACTTGATCCTATCAAAATTAGCCTAGGCGCTATCTACTCGAAATTTGATCAAGAAAAAAGAGTCGTTAACTCATACGCTCCTTTGGCTTACGAGTATAAAGATGCTGACGCGTCCGCTATCAGCGCATTTGCCCAGATCGCCTATACGGGGCTAAGCTATGAAAACGGCTTTAGTTTAGAGCCTTATGCGGGGCTAACCTATATCCGCTTTAAAAACGACGATGTAGCAAATTCTTTGGTACAGATCAGAAACGAGGATAGAGATTTGCAAGTAGCAAGCGTGGGCGTAAAACCTAGTATCGCATTTACCATGGACGGCGTAGGCCTAGTCGCAAAAGCCGATGTAGCCTACAACCGCTTCCTAGGCGATAAAACTCCGAGCGCTCATATGAACGTTACAGGCCTTGGCGCAACTAAACTAGAGGGTGAAAAGCTAAAAGATCTAGCCACTACCGAGCTTGGTATCGAGGCTGCATTTACCAGAAATTTTAGAGTCGGCCTTAGCTACGTTGGAGCATACGGCAGCAATGTAAAATCAAACGGCGTAAACGCCAAATTTAGTTGGGCGTTTTAA
- a CDS encoding SEL1-like repeat protein, producing MKRILVLLVVLFSIGFSKDLAELGKEAYNKGDYQKAAQLYQKACDGGEAKGCNNLGVLYKNGQGVNQDYQKAAQLYQKACDSGDAGGCNNLGVLYHNGQGVKQNYQKTAELYQKACDSGDAGGCYNLGVLYHNGQGVKQNYQKTAELYQKACDGGEAKGCYNLGVLYHNGQGVKQNYQKTAELYQKACDGGEAKGCSNLGVLYKKGQGVKQDYQKAAQLYQKACDSGEAGGCVNLGFLYQNGQGIKQDYQKAAQLYQKACDSGEAGGCSNLGILYANGQGVKQDYQKAAQLYQKACDSGEAGGCSNLGILYANGQGVKQDFPTAKQYFGRACDLGLQLGCDNYRKLNEKGY from the coding sequence ATGAAAAGAATTTTAGTTTTACTTGTAGTTTTATTTTCTATTGGATTTTCCAAAGATCTTGCTGAATTGGGAAAAGAAGCTTACAATAAAGGCGACTACCAAAAAGCAGCCCAGCTTTATCAAAAAGCTTGTGATGGAGGAGAGGCTAAGGGTTGTAATAATTTAGGGGTTTTATACAAAAACGGTCAAGGTGTAAATCAAGATTACCAAAAAGCAGCCCAGCTTTATCAAAAAGCTTGTGATAGTGGAGATGCTGGGGGTTGTAATAATTTAGGGGTTTTATATCACAACGGTCAAGGTGTAAAACAAAATTACCAAAAAACTGCTGAGCTTTATCAAAAAGCTTGTGATAGTGGAGATGCTGGGGGTTGCTATAATTTAGGGGTTTTATATCACAACGGTCAAGGTGTAAAACAAAATTACCAAAAAACTGCTGAGCTTTATCAAAAAGCTTGTGATGGGGGAGAGGCTAAGGGTTGCTATAATTTAGGGGTTTTATATCACAACGGTCAAGGTGTAAAACAAAATTACCAAAAAACTGCTGAGCTTTATCAAAAAGCTTGTGATGGGGGAGAGGCTAAGGGTTGCTCTAACTTAGGGGTTTTATACAAAAAAGGTCAAGGCGTAAAACAAGATTACCAAAAAGCAGCCCAGCTTTATCAAAAAGCTTGTGATAGTGGAGAGGCTGGGGGTTGCGTTAACTTAGGGTTTTTATACCAAAACGGTCAAGGTATAAAACAAGATTACCAAAAAGCAGCCCAGCTATATCAAAAAGCTTGTGATAGTGGAGAGGCTGGGGGTTGCTCTAACTTAGGGATTTTGTATGCAAATGGTCAAGGCGTAAAACAAGATTACCAAAAAGCAGCCCAGCTATATCAAAAAGCTTGTGATAGTGGAGAGGCTGGGGGTTGCTCTAACTTAGGGATTTTGTATGCAAATGGTCAAGGCGTAAAACAAGATTTTCCCACTGCAAAGCAATATTTTGGTAGGGCTTGTGATTTAGGACTTCAGTTAGGATGTGATAATTACAGAAAGCTAAACGAAAAAGGCTACTAG
- a CDS encoding DUF4198 domain-containing protein, translating to MKIKSLALMLLGVSAYAHFGMVVPSNSTVDDEKGANLQITYKFTHPFEGDMMNLVLPNEAGVFVNGKKEAIKGLKELKEDKFSYFTASYDVKEPGIYQFYMDPKPYFEPAEDKFIRHITKTVVDAYGYGEGWDKPAGLKAEIVPLTRPYGLYKGNLFSGVVYYKGKPAKNVTVEVEYYNTKGLKAPSDAHVTQVVNTNEQGEFSFAMPLEGWWGFAALIDDDQKIKHEGKEYPVELGAVIWVQTKEYK from the coding sequence ATGAAAATCAAGTCTTTGGCGCTTATGCTTTTAGGCGTTAGCGCTTATGCGCATTTTGGTATGGTCGTACCGTCAAATTCGACCGTAGACGACGAAAAAGGGGCGAATTTGCAGATTACTTACAAATTTACCCATCCTTTTGAGGGCGATATGATGAACCTGGTCCTTCCAAACGAGGCGGGCGTTTTCGTAAACGGTAAAAAAGAGGCGATAAAAGGCCTAAAAGAGCTAAAAGAGGATAAATTTAGCTACTTTACGGCTAGCTACGACGTAAAAGAGCCTGGCATCTATCAGTTTTATATGGATCCAAAGCCCTATTTCGAGCCTGCGGAGGATAAATTTATAAGGCATATAACAAAAACCGTCGTAGATGCATATGGCTACGGCGAGGGCTGGGATAAACCGGCTGGGCTAAAAGCCGAGATAGTGCCGCTAACGCGACCGTACGGGCTTTATAAGGGAAATTTATTTTCAGGCGTGGTTTATTATAAAGGAAAACCCGCTAAAAACGTAACCGTCGAGGTAGAGTACTATAATACCAAAGGGCTAAAAGCTCCGTCCGATGCGCACGTAACTCAGGTCGTAAACACTAACGAGCAGGGCGAATTTAGTTTTGCGATGCCGCTTGAGGGCTGGTGGGGATTTGCCGCGCTGATAGACGACGATCAAAAGATCAAACACGAGGGCAAAGAGTATCCAGTGGAGCTTGGAGCCGTCATCTGGGTGCAAACCAAAGAGTATAAATAA
- the cbiM gene encoding cobalt transporter CbiM, giving the protein MHISEGVLKPEIIVPCSAVCVVLVSSLIYKLKTSEIPKVAAVSAMFFMASFIHLPIGVTSIHLVLSGLAGAFLGANAVLAIFIALFFQALLFGYGGLSALGVNLLIIASPALLSPYLLKLSFKRYRSFFWFLIGFLPILCSSVLLSLTLVLNGKEFAPVAALVFTSNLALMALEGIISLFALSFIYRVKKDLLIC; this is encoded by the coding sequence ATGCACATAAGCGAAGGCGTTTTAAAGCCTGAAATCATCGTGCCTTGTTCGGCAGTTTGCGTCGTTTTGGTCTCAAGCTTGATTTACAAGCTAAAAACGAGCGAGATACCAAAAGTAGCGGCCGTCAGCGCGATGTTTTTTATGGCGTCCTTTATCCACTTGCCCATCGGCGTTACCTCGATACATCTCGTGCTAAGCGGCCTTGCGGGGGCGTTTTTGGGTGCAAATGCTGTTTTGGCTATTTTTATCGCGCTATTTTTTCAGGCCTTGCTTTTTGGTTACGGCGGCCTGAGCGCGCTTGGCGTAAATTTGCTCATCATTGCTTCTCCGGCGCTTCTTAGCCCATATCTTTTAAAGCTTTCTTTTAAGCGATATAGATCGTTTTTCTGGTTTTTGATAGGGTTTTTGCCTATACTTTGCTCTTCGGTTTTGCTCTCCTTGACGCTTGTTTTAAATGGCAAAGAGTTTGCGCCCGTGGCCGCACTTGTTTTTACTTCAAATTTAGCCCTAATGGCGCTTGAGGGGATCATCTCGCTTTTTGCGCTTTCTTTTATTTATAGGGTTAAAAAGGATCTTTTGATTTGCTAA
- a CDS encoding cobalt ABC transporter permease has protein sequence MNLSVLLVCFTFFSFKVSLSSATDAVFIAPVIFLAILNFKNLFEILKSVLKLNIFIILVVLSLVLYGEYALAKLIFVRSNLIILFGRLAFYRSDYFSIALAVSSLNLGDKLTAIFYFSAKFTADLKTIFTRLKKTLKVRGFEPKASLFTYKIYANLVAMLFLEAFYKASVLEKTFVCKGFDGKLYGDKSLKIGAKDAVIIALTACCYIFSLGVTI, from the coding sequence ATGAACCTATCCGTTTTGCTCGTTTGCTTTACTTTTTTTAGTTTCAAAGTCTCGCTTTCAAGCGCTACGGACGCCGTTTTCATCGCGCCCGTGATATTTTTAGCGATTTTAAATTTTAAAAATCTTTTTGAAATTTTAAAATCCGTTTTAAAACTAAATATTTTTATAATCTTAGTCGTCTTAAGCCTCGTACTTTACGGAGAGTACGCGCTTGCAAAGCTGATATTCGTAAGGTCGAATTTGATCATACTTTTTGGACGGCTGGCCTTTTATAGGAGTGATTATTTTAGTATCGCGCTTGCCGTTTCGTCGCTAAATTTAGGCGACAAGCTAACGGCGATTTTTTATTTTAGCGCCAAATTTACGGCTGATCTTAAAACGATATTTACAAGGCTAAAAAAGACTCTAAAAGTTCGGGGATTTGAGCCTAAAGCCTCGCTTTTTACCTATAAAATTTACGCAAATTTAGTCGCTATGCTCTTTTTGGAGGCGTTTTATAAGGCGAGCGTCCTTGAAAAGACCTTCGTTTGCAAGGGGTTTGACGGCAAGCTTTATGGAGATAAAAGCCTCAAAATAGGCGCGAAAGACGCCGTTATAATCGCTTTAACGGCGTGCTGTTATATTTTTAGTTTAGGAGTCACGATATGA
- a CDS encoding energy-coupling factor ABC transporter ATP-binding protein: protein MSCTISLKNVCAKIGERTLFENLNLNATHKDKIALIGPNGCGKSTLLEIMAGLKAPCGGHIELFHHKISNLDEYKPFRRDVGYLFQESNDCFICPSVLDDVMFSLLSRGEDEDGSRAKAEEILRELEIWHLKDEIVFDLSGGEKKLVALAGILVAEPKILLLDEPTTALDADMQRRIAAILKSLDVTQIIVSHDKEFISDVASVMYRLTKNGLEPI, encoded by the coding sequence ATGAGCTGCACGATAAGCCTAAAAAACGTCTGCGCAAAAATAGGTGAAAGAACGCTTTTTGAAAATCTAAATTTAAACGCGACGCACAAAGACAAAATCGCACTAATAGGCCCAAACGGCTGCGGTAAAAGCACTTTGCTAGAGATAATGGCGGGGCTTAAAGCGCCTTGCGGCGGGCATATAGAGCTTTTTCACCATAAAATTTCAAATTTAGACGAGTACAAGCCGTTTCGCCGCGACGTGGGCTATCTTTTTCAGGAAAGCAACGATTGCTTTATCTGTCCTAGCGTGCTTGACGACGTGATGTTTTCGCTACTTAGCCGCGGCGAGGACGAGGACGGCTCTCGCGCAAAAGCAGAGGAAATTTTACGCGAGCTTGAAATTTGGCATCTAAAAGACGAGATCGTTTTTGACCTCTCAGGAGGCGAGAAAAAGCTCGTCGCACTAGCTGGGATACTGGTGGCCGAGCCTAAAATTTTACTACTTGACGAGCCTACGACCGCGCTTGATGCGGATATGCAAAGAAGGATAGCCGCTATCTTAAAATCCCTCGACGTCACGCAGATAATCGTCTCTCACGACAAAGAATTTATAAGCGACGTAGCAAGCGTAATGTACCGCCTGACAAAAAACGGACTAGAGCCGATATAA